In Erpetoichthys calabaricus chromosome 4, fErpCal1.3, whole genome shotgun sequence, one genomic interval encodes:
- the LOC127527575 gene encoding olfactory receptor 6N1-like has translation MVETNQTSTSVTEFIIVGFPGLQDQESKIILSGVLMTLYLLILVGNLLMIFIFFADESIHTPMYILICSLAFLDIIVVTVTVPKMVAAFMFDFKTISYNSCFTQLLFHHGMIMTESFLLGLMAYDRFVAICRPLHYPNIMTNLGVVRKIISCWVGGFVCPSIPLSLALRLTYCGPNKIVHCFCDHVSVIRLACSETVVNNYVALTISLSTLFFPLFFILLSYIRIVRSVLKIAKSEECVKAFSTCITHIFVISVFFLTAASVYISYRIPGTSTDMRIMAALIQNILPPLMNPIIYCLRTKEIRESFLRTLRKNKILSVT, from the coding sequence ATGGTGGAAACAAACCAGACCTCAACATCAGTCACAGAATTCATCATTGTTGGGTTTCCAGGTCTCCAGGATCAAGAATCTAAGATAATATTATCTGGAGTTTTGATGACactctatttgcttattttagttggaaatcttttgatgatatttatatttttcgcAGATGAATCAATTCACACACCAATGTACATCCTCATCTGCAGTTTAGCTTTTTTAGACATAATTGTTGTTACTGTCACAGTTCCTAAAATGGTAGCTGCCTTCATGTTTGACTTTAAGACAATCTCATATAACAGTTGTTTTACTCAGCTTTTATTCCACCACGGTATGATCATGACTGAATCCTTTCTGCTGGGCCTCATGGCTTATGACAGATTTGTTGCTATCTGTCGGCCATTGCATTACCCTAACATAATGACAAATTTGGGCGTTGttagaaaaataatttcttgttGGGTGGGAGGGTTTGTATGTCCATCAATTCCTCTAAGCTTAGCGCTCAGATTGACATATTGTGGACCCAATAAAATTGTCCATTGCTTTTGCGACCACGTCTCTGTGATTCGACTGGCCTGTTCTGAAACTGTCGTCAATAATTACGTGGCTCTAACTATTTCACTATCAACCTTGTTCTTTCCCCTGTTCTTCATTCTGCTCTCCTACATCAGAATTGTTAGGTCTGTTCTAAAGATTGCCAAGTCTGAGGAATGTGTCAAGGCTTTCTCCACTTGCATCACGcacatttttgtcatttctgtcttcttcttaACTGCGGCCAGTGTCTACATCTCATATCGAATTCCTGGAACATCTACAGACATGAGAATCATGGCAGCGCTAATTCAAAATATACTCCCACCATTAATGAACCCCATAATCTACTGCCTGAGGACTAAAGAGATCCGGGAGAGCTTTTTGAGAActctgagaaaaaataaaatactgtctgTCACTTAA